From Lycium ferocissimum isolate CSIRO_LF1 chromosome 12, AGI_CSIRO_Lferr_CH_V1, whole genome shotgun sequence, one genomic window encodes:
- the LOC132040894 gene encoding uncharacterized protein LOC132040894 has protein sequence MVKSKDPLIWETNKKGETPLFIAAYQGKLKAFLYLHKCVQDEKEEGPIELCRREDGDNILHAAISGEYFKLAFQIIHYYPLLVNRYNTKGMSPLHFLSRMPQVFKSGSHLRFIDIIIYYGINIKEIKPMKYEAGGKKDPNGGRLHVPENYQTLLEFWELLVNKIRGPGTAQATNGNQEEESPDTTGATNENQEKKSPGM, from the exons ATGGTAAAGTCAAAAGACCCTCTCATCTGGGAGACCAATAAGAAAGGGGAAACCCCCTTATTCATAGCTGCTTATCAAGGCAAGCTAAAAGCTTTTCTCTACCTACATAAGTGTGTTcaagatgaaaaagaagaaggtcCAATTGAACTTTGTAGAAGGGAAGATGGGGATAACATTCTACACGCCGCCATCTCTGGCGAGTACTTCA AGCTGGCTTTTCAGATAATACATTACTATCCGCTACTTGTCAACCGTTACAACACAAAGGGCATGTCTCCTCTACACTTCCTTTCCAGGATGCCTCAAGTATTCAAAAGTGGCAGCCATTTACGGTTCATAGATATCATTATCTACTACG GCATAAATATCAAAGAGATAAAGCCAATGAAATATGAAGCTGGAGGCAAAAAAGACCCAAACGGTGGTCGCTTGCATGTCCCAGAGAACTATCAAACACTGCTGGAGTTCTGGGAACTACTTGTGAATAAGATTCGTG GTCCAGGTACTGCTCAAGCAACCAATGGGAATCAAGAGGAGGAGTCTCCAG ATACTACTGGAGCAACTAATGAGAATCAAGAAAAGAAGTCTCCAGGTATGTGA